The genomic segment CTCGATGTAGGCTGCGGAGACGGCCGCAACGCGGTGTTATTCGCGAAGCTCGGAGCGAAGGTCACCGGCATTGATCTCTCGGCTGAGGCCCTCCAGGTCGCCCGACTCCGTGCCGAGGTCAACGGCGTGTCGGACCGCCTCACCTTCGTCTGTACTCCCGTTGAGACAGCGGACCTACCGGATAACTCGTTCGATATTGCCTGGGGGGACGGCATCCTGCACCACGTGATTGACGAGCTGGAGCTCGTCATGGGTCGCTTGGTCCTCTGGGTCAAGCCGGAGGGTTTTCTTCTGTTCTCGGAGCCCGTCAACCTGTTCCCACCGCTGCGGCGACTCCGACAGATGATCCCTGTGCACACCGAAGCTACGCCGGGCGAGCGTCCCCTTCTGAGAGCGGAGGTCGACATGCTCCGGCAATACTTCCTCGACCTTCGGATGAGGCACTATCATCTTCTCGGCCGCCTTGACCAGTTCATCCTCGTCAACTGTAACTACGAGAAATCCCCGGCCTTCCGGAGGGCGATCGTGAGCTGGACCGACCTCATCGACTACGCCCTCCTGTCCCTGCCCCTCTTCAAGAACTTGGGCGGCAGCTGCGTGATGTACGGCCATCCGAACCAGAGGAGAAACTCACGCGGATGAGCGGGCGAATCGACGGGCAAGTCCGAGAGCGGAAATGGTAGCGTGATGAGCCCGCAGTTGTCGGGGGCATGGCTCGCGTGTATGTCGACGGCCGCTTCCATGCTGAGGTAGACACCTACGCGGCCGTGGATCAGCCGCAGTCTGTCCTGTACACGACGAGTGGCCTGCCGGCAGGGACCCACACCCTCACG from the Candidatus Rokuibacteriota bacterium genome contains:
- a CDS encoding class I SAM-dependent methyltransferase → MVIGTSKATGKSREKRWDEEAGFFDDAARRIDPGTLRTDPLTFRRYSSAVLRKRFSIEFRIRILGAMKDKTILDVGCGDGRNAVLFAKLGAKVTGIDLSAEALQVARLRAEVNGVSDRLTFVCTPVETADLPDNSFDIAWGDGILHHVIDELELVMGRLVLWVKPEGFLLFSEPVNLFPPLRRLRQMIPVHTEATPGERPLLRAEVDMLRQYFLDLRMRHYHLLGRLDQFILVNCNYEKSPAFRRAIVSWTDLIDYALLSLPLFKNLGGSCVMYGHPNQRRNSRG